TGGCACGCGGCCGGCGGCGGCATCGGCGCGCGCCATTGCGCGGCGATCGCGATGTACGAGCTGGGCCAGTACATCGAGGCGGCGCAGCGTCTCGAGGGGCTGGGCCGCGAGATGACCGGCCAGAGCCTCGCGCTGCGCGCCGAGGTCTTCGCGCAGTCCGGCCAGGCCTACCAGGCGGCGCGCATCGCCGACCGCGCGCTGCAGATGCAGAACGCCGCCATCCTGCTCGACCCGAAGAACGCCGAGATCTGGGTCGACCGCAGCATCACCTACGCAGCCGTCGGCGCCTACCGCGACGCGGTCGCCGACCTGACACGGGCGCTGTCGCTGGCGCCCGCCCGCCCCGACATCCTCGTGGTGCGCGCCGCCGCCCACCGCAACCTCAATGACGCCGCCGCGGCGCGCAACGACGCCGAGGCCGCGCTCAAGCTCGAGCCCAACTACCCGGAAGGCCTGCTCGAACGCGGGCTGGCCCGCCGGATGCTGCGCGACAAGGCCGGCAGCGACGCCGATCTTCGCAAGGTGCTCTCGGTCGTGCCGGCCAACAGCGAGCTGGCGGAACGGGCCAACGCGGGACTGGCGGCGCCGCTGGGTCCACCGCCGGCCGCCGTGCCCGGAACGCCGCCGGCGCCGCGTAAACCCGGTGAGAAGCCGCGCTGAGCCGCGGCCGCGCTCACATGTCGCGGATGTCGCGGCCGTCGCGCACCATCGTCTCCATCAGCGCCGCCGCCTCGTCCGACACCGCGAGATCGAGGAACAGGGTGCGTTCGAGCGCCAGTCCGCGCGACAGCGGCGTCTCGTGCGCGAGCCGGATCAGGCGCTTGATATGGCCGGTGGCGCGTGGCGGCTTCCGGGCGCACTCCGCGGCGATCTCCATGGCGCGGTCGAAGGCGCTGCCGTCCACCGCCTCGTGCACCATGCCGATCGACGCCGCCTCGTCGGGCGTCACGACGCGGCCGCGCAGCGACATCTCCAGCGCCCGCGCCGGGCCGACCACGCGCGCCAGGCGCTGCGTGCCGCCGGCGCCGGCGAGGATGCCGATGTTGATCTCCGGCTGCCCCAGCGTGTAGGGCCCGCGCGCGGCGATCCGGATGTCGCACGCCAGGCAGAACTCGAACCCGCCGCCCATGGCGATGCCATCGATCGCCGCGATCGCGGCCTTGGGCATCGTCTCCAGACGCGCGAACACGCCGTCCAACGGCCGCTCCGGCGCCAGCCTCTCCTCGATGAACGTCCGGCCCTTGGCGCGCAGGTTCCGCGACAGCGCCGACAGCTCCGCGACGTCGTAGTGGCGGATGAACACCCCGGGGATGCGGCTGGTGAACACCACGGCGCGCACGGCGTCGTCGGCCGCGACCCCGGCCGTGACCGCGTCGAGCTCGGCGACGACGGCGGCGTCGAGGTAGCCCATCGGTGGATTGTCGAACGCGACCACCGCGACCGCGCCGACCCGTTCGACGTGCACCTTCGGCATGGCGCGGACTCCCGGCGGCGGATGGCGGCCGTCAGGCCGGTGCGGCGACGTCGTAGCGGCCGGACGGCCGGTAGCGGTCGAGATAGGACGGCAGGATCGCC
The genomic region above belongs to Rhodospirillales bacterium and contains:
- a CDS encoding tetratricopeptide repeat protein, producing MRRLAAVTAFVCLATSAAGAGAQSPFADPNRQYQSCMAVARSEPRRALEVAQSWHAAGGGIGARHCAAIAMYELGQYIEAAQRLEGLGREMTGQSLALRAEVFAQSGQAYQAARIADRALQMQNAAILLDPKNAEIWVDRSITYAAVGAYRDAVADLTRALSLAPARPDILVVRAAAHRNLNDAAAARNDAEAALKLEPNYPEGLLERGLARRMLRDKAGSDADLRKVLSVVPANSELAERANAGLAAPLGPPPAAVPGTPPAPRKPGEKPR
- a CDS encoding enoyl-CoA hydratase/isomerase family protein, with amino-acid sequence MPKVHVERVGAVAVVAFDNPPMGYLDAAVVAELDAVTAGVAADDAVRAVVFTSRIPGVFIRHYDVAELSALSRNLRAKGRTFIEERLAPERPLDGVFARLETMPKAAIAAIDGIAMGGGFEFCLACDIRIAARGPYTLGQPEINIGILAGAGGTQRLARVVGPARALEMSLRGRVVTPDEAASIGMVHEAVDGSAFDRAMEIAAECARKPPRATGHIKRLIRLAHETPLSRGLALERTLFLDLAVSDEAAALMETMVRDGRDIRDM